From the Colletotrichum lupini chromosome 1, complete sequence genome, the window TCTTGCGGTCGCCAAAATCCCAAATTCTCCAGCGACAATGGCAGCCGACAACGGCCTCTCAGACACGGAAGACGTCAAGTCATCAATCTTCAGCAAAATCCACGACTATGGCAGTACGCACCACCTCCCCTCTACTCCAACTGCCCCAAAACCAATTCCATTCATCTTGCCCCCCACTAACACTCTCCAGCAAACCCCCTCCCGCCCGCAATACACGCGATCTTAATCGGCGCCCTCCACGGCCGGCCCCTCAAGATCCTTCCGGCCTCCTTCGCGCCCGCCCTCCTCTTCAGCAGCTACGTCAATCTCGCCGGCTTCCCCACAGACAGCGCGGGCTTCACCTGCGCCCTCTCGGGCCTCTACGCCCTCCTCGCCCTGCGCCGCCGCCAACCTCTGCGAAGCAAGTTCACCGCCCGCGGCCTCGTCCGCGGCACCGCCATCGGTATGGGCTTTGCCAACTCTGCTGCCGGCGCGTGGGTGTACGCCAATGGCGATCGGAAGAAGGATGAGGTGGAGAGGAAAGAGAGGAATCGCTGGGGCGGGGAGTCATGAGATAGGGAGAGAAGGGCGGAGAAGACAAAAGTTTTGAGAGATGCCAGGCGGAGAGAAAAGACTCGAGGGGGGCCATGTTTTAATAGTATCGACTGTAAGGAATATTGTACGATTATAGGGGAAGTCTGTTAGGATAATGACATACGTCGAGTCATGAGACGAAACGTCGTTACGCGAAACAGTAGCGTCTGGGGATGGATCGACATACACACATACCATGATCTCGATAAGCGCTTGGGGGAATCAATGCTTGCACACGAAAATAGCAAGCGTGGAGACGGAGAAACGGGCACTTTAAGGGTAGACCAAATTTTTGGAATAGTATGTACACGAATCTCGACAATGTAGAAATCAGCTACGTTGACTTGAGTCGATTGCGTTTGCAGAAAGGTCATAACCTCCCCAAATAGTCATCTGTCCAAACTACCCTAACAAGATAGTAATACACTACAACAAAAAAGCAAAGGAAAAAGCCTGTACTTGATGAAATGCCATTGTCGATGACTTCCCAAGTCTCGAGTTAACGCCAAAAGGAGACATCTCAGCTCTTGATGAGTCCCCAGTATTCTGTCTATCCATACAAAGAAAAATTGAAGGAAGCCGGTCCAACCCAGGCAGTCTATGCTGCATCTTTGAGGGCGGTAGTCCCAATGTACCAAACTTCTTGTGTGTCCTTATTCTTCTGCTCCCTCTCCTGTACTTCGACTCATCTCGTCGATCTTCCTCTCACCGGTGCTGTGACAGCCTTCTCCCCTGTCTTTCATCATCGCTGTGTAGTCTTCTTCTGTCTTTGTGTATGGTATCGTCGCTGGGTAACAGTCTCCAGTCTACTTCTAGAGTGCTGTACCATGTTGCGCTGCGCTCCACCAAGTTCAGACTTCGGCCAAGATCCGCCCAATGCCAAGCATCATGCAGAAATGCCAGAGTCTGTAACACCCGCGACAGGGACGATTACTTCACTTCTTTGACGCGTCTGGCTGTCGTCTGCATTCTATGCCCCGAGATGAACCAGACGAAGACGACAAAGACAGTGAATAGGGTCACTCTCATAAAGTGTCGAATGCGAAACCGCATGTTCGCTTCGTGGACAAACAGGTTGGAAAGATCCGAGAGATCAAAGTCGGTGAGATACTTAACGTCGCAGTCTCTGATCTTGGGCTCAGCGTATGCCCGGTACTCATCAACAATGGTGTTGAGCTCCCAGCCCGTCACCTTGCGAACCACGCCAACGACACAGCCAGTGCGATGCTATAGTCATGTTAGTGGGCGAACGATACCAAGACTGTCTGGTGTTGTAGACATACCTTGCCATGGTTGCAGTGAATGAGGAGGGGGTGGTGCTCTCGGTTCAGAACAAGCCGCAAGATTGACTTCATTGTGCGAATGGGAATGGCCTCCTTCTTGGTACCCTTCATGTTAAAGACATGGTGACGAATACCGTTGCTTGACATGAAAGCAGTGTAAGGCTCATCGACGTCGTCTTTTTGGACAAGGGTACTAAGAGCTATGTTAGAAACGGCCGCTGGCGAGAATCGGAACCTGTAGTGACTTACACAATTGATTTGAGACCAAGATTGCGGATGAAGCCAAAGTCTTCAGGCTTGGGATAGCTGCTTCGATAGACTCCGGGGACAACAACGCCAAAGTTAATTGGTCGTCCATCAATTGGCAAGACTCGCTCAATATCAGGCGACATAGTAGGGCCCAGAGGCGATTTCGCCTGGTCGTTGACTTTGAGGAGTCCATCCTCACGCCTGGCCAATGTCTTCTCTCCAATAATGGCGGCCGTTTGGGAATCGTCTTCAATCGCTTTCATGATCTGCTTCTGTAAAGAACCTTCTAGTGTAGAGTCGGAGCCAGCTACGGACTCGCGCGATCCTTGCCGCGAAGGGCCCTTGATTTGGTACTTGTCGGCCATCTCAACAGGGACGGGATCGTCTTGCTTGGAGTTGCGTCTCGCGGGGTGGTAGGTAGGATGCTCTGCGGGATGACCGCCTTCGTCTTCGAGGAACTGTCTCGCACTTCGTTTGGAGACCACGGCACCAGCCATGGTATGGGGTAATGGTGTAAGTCGTGGGTGGAGTGATCGTGGAGTGAGCTTGATCGCGTGACTGTTCACGGGTGTTGCAGTACTTATGTCTTCTGGGGTTCGTGGGTAGTAAAGTTCAGGGTTTCGGAGAAAGGTTAGGAAAGGGTAAGTGGTCGTGTGAGCGAAGCGGTACGTGTTGTCTGTTGGTATTTATTTTTTGAGGAGTGTTGAAAAGCGTGCAATGATGTTTTTCCTCCCGTGGGACAAGAGGCAGTGTTGAAAAATGTCCCTTTGCGTGTCTCTAAAGAGCACAGGCAGAAACCTGACGGGCGGCAAGTTGGAAATTGAGGTCCATCTTGTCGTGAATCGCGGGTAAGGTGGTCTTGTTGATGTTGTCGCAGGCGTAGGCGACGGTTCGTTCTCGCAAGATCTCGGTGACGAATTTGGAAATCCCGGTTGTGCAGGCGAGAGAGACAAATGAAGAGTGTTTGGGGGGTTGTTTAGATAGTTGATTGGTATTGGTTGTAGAAGTACGGAGTAAGGCAGAGGTAGAAAGAGGAAAAGGACCCTGGGTGCGCGCGGGAGGAGCGGGTTAGTAAATGAGCATCGTAATGTGTGGGATGGGTTGAATGAATGGTCCGCGGTGTGGTGCGTGAGGTGGGTGGGACGTGGGTGCGGTGGAGGAGGCTGAAGTACACCCATGCCTTGGCTTTGGTGATGAGGTACCTCTGAGCCTGCCTGCCCTGACTGACCGCGCAAGGAACCCAAAGGTGAATGACGGGGAAGGCCTGCTGCTACGTACCTTTTTCTTCTCTGCTGGCGTACGAATAGCTTGGCTTTTGGTCGAAATGCTTGGCCAAGACGAGACGAAGTGAAGTGGGTAGAAAGATCTGCCTTGGGGGTTGTCTCAGGTTCAAGGCCCAAGTATTGGTTTAAATTTTAGGAAGGGGGAGAGGGGAAGGCAGAGGCAGAGGCAGACGGAGAGAGGAAGAAAAAGATTGATTTTGATGGGTGACGGCCAGAGACCTGAACGGACTTAGAAGGCGGAGGTCGGAGACAGTCTCGATAATGGAGAACCAGGAAGGCACGAAGGGGAgacgaaaaaaaaaggaggagGGGTGGGGTGGTGGCATCACGAAATTTGGGGAAGGGACgtatgtactccgtacctgtCGTACCTTACTTCCACCGGCACAGAGGTACATGAATACTTCTGGAGGTTCACTCTCAGACTGGGCTCTCTGAAGTTTTTGCTGGAGACAGTGAGGGACAAGAAAATTCAAAGGGAAAATGCAATGCTTCCAAGGTGACGAGTGTGTACTCCGTAGTGGGCTGGACCCGGCCAATGCAGACCTCAGGCCAGCGAGAGGCTAGGAAGGGCGAGGACGCGGCTGACCATGTATCTCTCCCCCAAAGTCCACGCTGGAGATACAAGAGATGGGACTGTGGGGGACGCAGCAAGGGTACGCTCACTAAACCACAAACAAACAAGGTGCGACTCTGGGCCACTCTGCCACTGAAGTTTGAGCCGAGCTGACTTTGTAAGCTTTGGAGCCGCAGACCCGTAAGAGCCAAGCTGGAGAGAAGCAGAGAGACCGTTGTTTGGGGGACTGGGTACGTATTCTGACACGATGGAAGGTGCGAATGGACGGAGAAGGGGAGGTACGGATACTTGTGGCGATACGTACCTTCACTCCTCTTTCCCGTGGAACCTAGGTACCTAAGATCAACCCTCAGGCATGATATTCTTAGCACCTTTTTGATGCGAAATGCGGGATACGTACCTCAATACTCCGTAGGTATTCAACCCAGCAACCTAACTCCCATTAATCTGCACGACCGTCTCTTCCTTGGAGTTTGGTATAACAATCACAAATCCACAACATCATCATAACTCGCATCAACCTGGCAAGATGGACACTCGCTGGCCGCGCAACGAAACAACAACATCCTCCAGCCCCATAGCAAGCCTGTAAAGGTATGCCACGATGGCTGGGTGGGCTGTCTCGGGCTTTCAACAGCAAAGTCCCAAAAGGGGCGACAACAAACTTGTGACAACTGTGGCAGACCGCCAAGCGATCAGGGACCAGCCAACagaaagggaaaggaaagcGCAGAGACCAGCAAAACAGCAAAACAGCGAGCGGTCCGTACGGAGCACGCATAGCGAGAAGAAAGAAAACCCTCCGATGATCTGAGCGCTGACGCAGCAGCCACAGATGATCGGCAACTCTCAGCCACGGGGCGCACCAGGACAACGAGGCAAAAGGGAAGGCGGCGGGCACCGGTCGATGCGTCTGCTTGTGGCAGCACCAGTGCACCACTTTGACAGACAGACTCGACAGACACCGATCAGTTACAGAGATTCAGCGCCAACCCGCGGTTGGACCTCTCTACCAATTTCAACCCAAAACTTGATATGATCGGTGATCTCCTCTTCCCGTCTTCCGCGAGTGGCGGATTGCCTTCAAACCCGACCGATAAAGCGATGCGCGTCCGTCCATGCTATTAACGGTTGTACCTCGCACTGGCACGactggtacggagtacagttGCTATTGCTCGCAACGCGAATGCTGGGATCAACAGGACACCAACCATCAACTTTTCCCCAGACTTTGCCAGTCTCGATTAGAGTCGCATCTTGGGGGAACATTTGCTCGAAACCTTACTGGTCCCCTTCATGACAGTCCGCCGGTCGAGCTGCATTTAAACCGTGTGTTATTATGGACTACAACCACTGGACCAGTGAGAGGGGAGACTCAAGCAGGGATTCTCCAAATAACTTTCTCTCGCAATACGCCTATCCATGGACGATCAGCGATCAACAAAAGTAGGTATTAGTGCTCGACTTATGCTGAATGGGTGGTGTCCAGCAGTGGTTGGCCTTCCGAGACAGGCGCCCTGCATCGTCTGCATCGCCCCGGCTCGAGGCCACTGTTCCTCTTGCGTCCTGTCGTGCCATGTCATGGCCAGTAGGGGAACTCACGCGGACGGCGGACGCGGGGGTCTTCGGACGGCGTCACCCAGCCACATACGAACAGCCTCGTCTTGCGTCGATCGAGCGCCCACGACATACGGAAGCTCGATGACTGATCTTCGCAACTGTCAACGTGACTCTATTCTGTTGGAGTCATCCCGCAACCGCCGGAAA encodes:
- a CDS encoding tyrosine phosphatase, with translation QPPRQIFLPTSLRLVLAKHFDQKPSYSYASREEKDNTYRFAHTTTYPFLTFLRNPELYYPRTPEDISTATPVNSHAIKLTPRSLHPRLTPLPHTMAGAVVSKRSARQFLEDEGGHPAEHPTYHPARRNSKQDDPVPVEMADKYQIKGPSRQGSRESVAGSDSTLEGSLQKQIMKAIEDDSQTAAIIGEKTLARREDGLLKVNDQAKSPLGPTMSPDIERVLPIDGRPINFGVVVPGVYRSSYPKPEDFGFIRNLGLKSIVTLVQKDDVDEPYTAFMSSNGIRHHVFNMKGTKKEAIPIRTMKSILRLVLNREHHPLLIHCNHGKHRTGCVVGVVRKVTGWELNTIVDEYRAYAEPKIRDCDVKYLTDFDLSDLSNLFVHEANMRFRIRHFMRVTLFTVFVVFVWFISGHRMQTTARRVKEVK